Proteins from one Methanobacterium sp. genomic window:
- the cbiQ gene encoding cobalt ECF transporter T component CbiQ codes for MFDNTLDSYAHHNNLKNMNTFFKVIFAITTMLVSLISTSPVVPLLIVLVMSFLIISQAKIPWKFYLKFLAVPFVFGFITFIFMAFFFGVGGHIFDLGILNLAVTEDGFNRGLLTFSRIIAGFTCMAFLALTIPMTELFSELERLKIPQIVMEIAMLMYRYIFIFLDEALNMYHAQETRLGYSSLPKSFKSMGMLGSNLFIRTWIKGEQAHIAMESRCYTGSLKTLKSPDSLKNAGTRNLALLILFELILLLGVYLTNNFSFF; via the coding sequence ATGTTTGATAACACTCTAGATAGTTATGCTCACCACAATAACCTTAAAAATATGAACACTTTCTTTAAAGTTATTTTTGCAATAACAACTATGTTGGTGAGTCTTATATCTACATCTCCGGTGGTGCCTTTGTTAATAGTACTAGTGATGTCTTTTTTAATTATATCTCAGGCAAAAATCCCTTGGAAGTTCTACCTAAAATTTTTAGCAGTACCCTTTGTTTTCGGATTCATAACATTCATATTCATGGCATTTTTCTTTGGGGTAGGTGGTCATATCTTTGATTTGGGAATATTAAATCTCGCAGTAACTGAAGACGGTTTTAACCGGGGATTGCTTACTTTTTCCAGAATTATAGCTGGATTTACATGTATGGCTTTCTTGGCCCTTACCATCCCCATGACTGAACTATTTTCAGAACTTGAACGCTTAAAAATACCTCAGATAGTCATGGAAATTGCCATGTTAATGTACCGTTACATTTTCATCTTCCTGGATGAAGCTTTAAACATGTACCATGCCCAGGAAACACGTTTAGGATATTCGTCCCTACCCAAATCTTTTAAATCTATGGGAATGTTAGGCAGCAACCTATTCATACGAACCTGGATTAAAGGTGAACAAGCACATATTGCCATGGAATCTAGATGCTATACTGGTTCATTGAAAACATTAAAATCTCCAGATAGCCTTAAAAATGCAGGAACTCGTAACCTTGCTCTTTTAATTTTATTTGAACTGATCCTACTCCTTGGAGTATACTTAACTAATAACTTTAGTTTCTTTTAA
- a CDS encoding energy-coupling factor ABC transporter substrate-binding protein: MNNKQYLVLLVLVAIIAIIPLAMYNGMSEDDGFFGGADDAASETIEKTGYEPWFESFWEPPSGEIESLLFALQAAIGAIIIGYVLGYYYGRAKERRMIEKETKK, translated from the coding sequence ATGAATAATAAACAATACCTTGTGCTACTGGTTTTAGTGGCCATTATCGCCATCATTCCATTAGCTATGTACAATGGTATGAGTGAAGATGATGGTTTTTTTGGCGGAGCAGATGACGCAGCCAGTGAAACAATAGAAAAAACCGGATATGAACCTTGGTTTGAGTCTTTCTGGGAGCCACCAAGTGGTGAGATTGAAAGCTTACTTTTCGCCCTTCAAGCAGCCATTGGAGCTATTATTATTGGTTATGTGCTGGGATACTATTATGGACGTGCCAAAGAAAGGCGAATGATTGAAAAAGAAACAAAAAAATAA
- a CDS encoding energy-coupling factor ABC transporter permease, protein MHIMEGFLPWEWCLLWYLISLPVVAYGILQIKKITEKNPESKPLLAVSGAFVFVLSSLKLPSVTGSCSHPTGTGLGAVLFGPAVASVLGAIVLVFQALLLAHGGLSTLGANIFSMGIVGPLVAWLVYKGVRKLNGSTLLGVFLAAALADLMTYVTTAIQLSLAFPVPSFGVAFNNFMLIFAVTQVPLAIAEGLLTVVIFDYIMKLRPDILENLKVIGSKMKEKVETVI, encoded by the coding sequence ATGCATATTATGGAAGGTTTCCTGCCCTGGGAATGGTGTTTATTGTGGTATTTAATATCACTTCCAGTGGTGGCTTATGGTATTTTACAGATAAAAAAAATAACTGAGAAAAATCCAGAATCAAAACCCTTACTTGCAGTTTCAGGAGCTTTTGTTTTTGTATTATCATCTCTTAAACTACCTTCGGTAACAGGTAGTTGTTCTCATCCCACCGGCACTGGTTTAGGGGCAGTGCTCTTCGGACCAGCTGTAGCTAGTGTACTGGGGGCCATAGTCTTAGTATTCCAAGCTCTTCTCCTGGCCCATGGTGGGCTTTCTACATTGGGAGCAAACATTTTCTCAATGGGAATAGTTGGCCCACTAGTTGCCTGGTTGGTTTATAAAGGTGTTCGGAAGTTAAACGGGTCCACCCTACTGGGAGTTTTCCTAGCAGCAGCCCTGGCTGATCTCATGACTTATGTGACCACTGCGATCCAGTTATCTTTGGCTTTCCCTGTACCTAGTTTTGGGGTAGCATTCAACAACTTCATGTTGATCTTCGCTGTAACCCAAGTACCTCTGGCTATTGCCGAAGGACTCCTTACTGTGGTGATATTCGACTACATAATGAAACTCCGGCCAGATATCTTGGAAAACTTGAAGGTTATTGGCTCTAAAATGAAGGAAAAAGTAGAGACGGTGATTTAA